CCTCCGGCGAGCAGCCGGTCGAGCAGGTCCACGAGCGCGATCTCGCGGCGTTCGACGACGGTCACGGGCCCACCTCCGGCTCCTCCACCGCGAACTCCCCGGTGAAGGAATAGGCCGCCCAAGGCCCGGTGAGTTCGACCCGGATTCCGGGGGCGTCGTCCTTGGCGCGGTCCACGAGCTCCACGAATTCCTCGGAATCCGCACGCGGCACCAGATAGGCGGCGTTGAGCACATTCTGCCCGGGTGCGCGGGAAAGCGCGGAGTTCTGCGGTGCGTGCAGCCGGGAATCCTCGGCGAACGAGGAAAGCGTTTCGTGCAGTCGGCCGGCGAATGCGGTGGCCCGGTGCCACACGTCCTCGCGGGCCTGTGTCTGCGTACGGCGCCGACGCAGATAGTCACGGCCCGACACGGCCTTCGCCTCGGGCCGAGGCTCGGTGGGCTTCGCGGCCTGAGCCGGTTCCGTTTCGGCGTACACCTTGACGCCCCACTCCACCCGCCCGTCCAGCCGGTCGAGGACGCGGCGGAAGTCCTCCTCGCGTGCCTCCATCATGGCCCGTACGCCGCTGTCGTCCCGGAAGACGGTGGCCAGCCGCAACGGCAGCGGGGTCGTGACGGCGGTGAGCGCGTCGATGACCGTCTGGTGTGCGCGGGCCGTCGCCGTGAGCCAGTCCAGGTCCTCCAGGTGGGCGCGCAGCGGCTCCTCGGCGAAGTCCGCCTCCGGCACCGTACTGACCACGGCGATCAGGCCGTGGTGCGTCAGCTGCTTCGGCGGCGCCCCGGCGACCCCCGACAGCTGGGCCTGCAGGGCGGAGCGAAAGGGGCGGCAGACGGCGTAGACGTAGCGCAGGCCGGTCATGGGGCCTCCTCCTCTTCCCTGGCGGGCTCCAGCCGGGCCAGACGCTCGCGCAACTCGGCGTTCTCCCGGGCGAGTTCTTTGCGGCGGGCGCCTGAGGACAGTGCCGGATCGTCCTCCCACCAGTCGATGCCCATCTCCTTCGCCTTGTCGACCGAGGCGACGATGAGGCGCAGCTTGATGGTGAGCAGCTCGATGTCGAGCAGGTTGATCCGGATGTCGCCCGCGATGACGATGCCCTTGTCCAGCACCCTTTCCAGGATGTCGGCGAGATTGGCGCCGCTGCCCTGGCCGTAGGGCTCGGGGAGCCGGCTGGACATCGTCATCGTCGGCTCCCGCCGCCGGCGTCTTCGGGTACGTCCTCGTCCTCGTCCTCGTACGCGTCCTCGGGTTCGTCTTCGTCCTCGCGCTCTTCGTCCTCGTCCTCTTCGTCTTCCTCTTCCTCGTACGCGTCCTCGGGCTCCTCGTCCTCCGCGTACTCGCCGTTCTCCTCGTTCTCGCCGTTCTCGCCGTTCACCTCGTTCTCGCCGTTCACCTCGTTCTCGTCGTACTCCTCGTCCTCCTCCGCGACCGCGTCCTCATGGCTGCGGACGACCTCGCCGTCGTGGATCTCGCCGCGCCAGCCGTCCTCCGGCTCTCCCTTGAGGGTGACGAAGCGGACGTAGTTCTTGAGGTCGAGACGGGCCCGGCGGCCCTGGGCGCGCCAGAGGTTGCCGGTCTTCTCGAACAGGCCCTTCGGGTAGTACTCGACCACCAGCAGGACGCGGGTGAGGCTGTCGGCGAGCCGGTGGAAGGAGACGACGCCCTTCGTGGTGCCCTTCGCGCCCTCCGACGTCCAGGCGATCCGGTCGTCCGGTATCTGCTCGGTGGTGTGCGCCTTCCAGCTGCGGTTGGACCAGAAGACCTTGAGCTGCCAGTCGGAGGTCGTGTCATCGGCGCGCTCGGCGCTCTTCACGCCCTTCGCGAAGGTGCTGAACTCCTGGTACTGGGTCCACTGGTCGTACGCGGAGCGCAGCGGTACGCCGACGTCGACGTACTCGATGATGACGGTGGGCTTCTTGCCCGCCGCGCCCTTGCCCTTCCCCTTGCCGTCCTCCCCCTTGCCGGTGAGGTTCTTGAACGCCCCGACCACGTTGTCCTTGGCGCTTGTCGCGCCGACCTCCAGCGCGGTGCGCAGCGGGCCCTTGCCGTCGGCGAGCTTGCGGCCGCCGTCGAGGGCCAGCTTGGCCAGGCCCGGGCTGTTGCCCTCGGCTATGTCGTTCAGCTTGACCGTGGCCTCGCCGAGTTTGCGGCCGGCGCCGACCAGCATCCGCTGGGCCTGCGCGGCGAGGTACTCCTGGAGTTCGGCCTTGAGCCGGTCGGCGGCCTCGCTGTGGGCCACGCCGGCGAGTGGTTGCTTCGCTGCTCCGCGGGCGGCGGAGCTCGCGGATCCGAGTGTCTCGGTCATCACCCGTCACCGCCCTTCGACTGGCGCGCCCGGCCGCTGCGGGCGGATCCGCGGGCCCCGGCCGTCTTCCGGTCGGCCGACTTGGCCGTCCCGCTCCGCTTCGCCGCCGCCTTCCTGGGCGCTGTCCTGCCGGCGGTGGTCTTCTTCGCCGCCGTCTTCTTCGCGGGTGCCTTCTTGGCCGCCTTCTTGGCGGTCTTCTTCGGCGCGCCCCGCTGCGCCGTCGCCTTCCGGGACGGCTCCTCGCCCTCGGGCCCTTCCTCGGATTCTTCGGGTTCCTCGGATTCTTCGGGTTCCTCGGATTCTTCGGGTTCCTCGGATTCTTCGGGTTCCTCGGATTCTTCGGGTTCCCCGGATTCTTCGGGTTCCTCGGATTCCTCGGGTTCCTCGCGTCCCTCGGGCTCGTCCGATGCGCGTTCCTCGTCCTCGGCGCGCGGCTCCTCGTCCTCGGTCTCCTCCTCGGACTCCTCGTCCTGCCCGCCGAGATCCGGCGTCGGCACCGCCCCCGACAGCTGCTCGCGCATCTTGGCGGTGCGTCCGTGCAGCCGGTCGGCGAACGCGTCGAGCCGGCGCTCCACCAGGGCGCCGGACGCCGCCCCGCCCACACCGCGCAGGTCCTCGCGCAGCTGGTCCCCGATCTCCTTGAGCTGCGGGTTGTTCTGCAGCTGCTGGGACACCAGGTCCGTGACGGCCCGCGGGCTCAGATTCATTCGCTTGCCTGCCACGAGCGAGCCGACGGCGAACGCCAGTTTCATCTTCTTCGTCCGTCCGAGGACGTATCCGGCCCCTACCGCGAGGCCCAGTCCCACTCGGTTCATCGTGCCGTCCCGTCGCCGTTCCCGTAGCCTGCGCGCAGGCCGATCTCCAGCCGGTCGAGGAGCTCGTCCTCCCGGCGGTCGAACTCCTCCTCGTCGATCTCGCCCGCGGTCAACTGCTCCTCCAGGCTCGCCAGTTCGGCCCGTACAGCGGCCGGGTCGTAGTAGAGGCGTTCCGCCTCGTGCAGCACCTGTCTGATCACCCAGCCGCTGCCGCGCACCGGGGCGAACGGCAGCAGCAGGACCTCTCCGATCAGTCCCACGACCTCACTCCTTCGCCGTTTCGCCGCCGGACATGCTGTCCGCGGGCTCGGCGGGGCCGGGCTCGACGAAGCTGTACGGCGGCAGCGGGCCGTTGACGCGCAGGTCGAGGTGCGGATGGCCCTTGCGGAGCTGCTCGACGGCGGTCATGAACGTCTCGGCCGAGTCCCGGGCGACCAGGAACGACACGTTGGCGAGCCAGCCGGTGGACTCGGGACCCACGCTGACCGCGTCCGCCACCGGTTGCAGCGTGTGCTGGACATCGGTCGCGTCCTCGGCCTCCTGGGCCTTGACCGCGGCGGCCACCATCTCGCCGAGCCGGAGCCGCTCCTCGTAGGTTCCGCCGCCGGACTGCCGGTTGGCCTGCGTCATGGCCCGGATCTCCGGGTTCTCGGCCAGGACGCGGTGCAGCACGGCCTCCTCGGCGTGCGTGGCCTTCACGTTGTACTCGACCTTGCCGTCGAGGGCCCGCAGGCGTTCCTTGTAGTGCTCCTCACGTTCGGCGAGCACCCCGGTGACCGTGTGGTCGTCGGGGGCGACACTGCCGAACCGCATGGGCAGAACGCAGCCGGCCGCGCCCGCCTCGGCGAGCACGTTCGAGTGGGCGAGCAGTTCCTTGCGCTTGGGGCGCAGCTCTTCGGGGGCGTCGCTGACCAGGGCGGCGAGCGCACCCTCCTTCAGGACGCGCACGGGGCGCGGCGGGTCGCCGACACCGCCCAGGTCCTTCGGAAGGTCGGGATGCGACCTCGCGGTGATGCCGTACACGTACGTACTCACTCCTGCTCCTCCTTCCTGCGCGTCGTGGTGGACTTCCGGGTGCGCTGCCTGGGCTCCGCCTCGCCTTCCCCACGCGCCTGCTTGAAGGCGTCGGAGATGGTCTCCGCGGCACCGGACAATGCCCCCTTGGACTTGCCGCGCGCGCCGGACTCGGTGATCTCACCGACCATGTCGGGCAGGCCCGGCGACTTGCGCGGCCCGGCCTCCAGGTCGAGCCGGTTGCACGCCTCGGCGAAGCGGAGATAGGTGTCGACGCTGGCGACGACGACACGGATGTCGATCTTCAGTATTTCAATGCCGACCAGGGAGACTCGCACGAAAGCGTCGATCACCAGCCCCCTGTCGAGGACGAGCTCCAGTACGTCGTAGAGGCCGCTGCTGCCGCCTCCGCCGCCGGTCTGCTGTGCCGGGACAACGGTCATGCCGACCGTTCCTCCTTGTCTCATCACGGTGTGCTGGGCGTGGGCGGGCGGCCTACCGACCGCCTGGCCTGTGTGCG
Above is a window of Streptomyces sp. DT2A-34 DNA encoding:
- a CDS encoding GvpL/GvpF family gas vesicle protein, with protein sequence MTGLRYVYAVCRPFRSALQAQLSGVAGAPPKQLTHHGLIAVVSTVPEADFAEEPLRAHLEDLDWLTATARAHQTVIDALTAVTTPLPLRLATVFRDDSGVRAMMEAREEDFRRVLDRLDGRVEWGVKVYAETEPAQAAKPTEPRPEAKAVSGRDYLRRRRTQTQAREDVWHRATAFAGRLHETLSSFAEDSRLHAPQNSALSRAPGQNVLNAAYLVPRADSEEFVELVDRAKDDAPGIRVELTGPWAAYSFTGEFAVEEPEVGP
- a CDS encoding gas vesicle protein — translated: MTMSSRLPEPYGQGSGANLADILERVLDKGIVIAGDIRINLLDIELLTIKLRLIVASVDKAKEMGIDWWEDDPALSSGARRKELARENAELRERLARLEPAREEEEAP
- a CDS encoding SRPBCC family protein, with amino-acid sequence MTETLGSASSAARGAAKQPLAGVAHSEAADRLKAELQEYLAAQAQRMLVGAGRKLGEATVKLNDIAEGNSPGLAKLALDGGRKLADGKGPLRTALEVGATSAKDNVVGAFKNLTGKGEDGKGKGKGAAGKKPTVIIEYVDVGVPLRSAYDQWTQYQEFSTFAKGVKSAERADDTTSDWQLKVFWSNRSWKAHTTEQIPDDRIAWTSEGAKGTTKGVVSFHRLADSLTRVLLVVEYYPKGLFEKTGNLWRAQGRRARLDLKNYVRFVTLKGEPEDGWRGEIHDGEVVRSHEDAVAEEDEEYDENEVNGENEVNGENGENEENGEYAEDEEPEDAYEEEEDEEDEDEEREDEDEPEDAYEDEDEDVPEDAGGGSRR
- a CDS encoding DNA primase — translated: MNRVGLGLAVGAGYVLGRTKKMKLAFAVGSLVAGKRMNLSPRAVTDLVSQQLQNNPQLKEIGDQLREDLRGVGGAASGALVERRLDAFADRLHGRTAKMREQLSGAVPTPDLGGQDEESEEETEDEEPRAEDEERASDEPEGREEPEESEEPEESGEPEESEEPEESEEPEESEEPEESEEPEESEEGPEGEEPSRKATAQRGAPKKTAKKAAKKAPAKKTAAKKTTAGRTAPRKAAAKRSGTAKSADRKTAGARGSARSGRARQSKGGDG
- a CDS encoding gas vesicle protein GvpG; translation: MGLIGEVLLLPFAPVRGSGWVIRQVLHEAERLYYDPAAVRAELASLEEQLTAGEIDEEEFDRREDELLDRLEIGLRAGYGNGDGTAR
- a CDS encoding GvpL/GvpF family gas vesicle protein — translated: MSTYVYGITARSHPDLPKDLGGVGDPPRPVRVLKEGALAALVSDAPEELRPKRKELLAHSNVLAEAGAAGCVLPMRFGSVAPDDHTVTGVLAEREEHYKERLRALDGKVEYNVKATHAEEAVLHRVLAENPEIRAMTQANRQSGGGTYEERLRLGEMVAAAVKAQEAEDATDVQHTLQPVADAVSVGPESTGWLANVSFLVARDSAETFMTAVEQLRKGHPHLDLRVNGPLPPYSFVEPGPAEPADSMSGGETAKE
- a CDS encoding gas vesicle structural protein GvpA; translated protein: MTVVPAQQTGGGGGSSGLYDVLELVLDRGLVIDAFVRVSLVGIEILKIDIRVVVASVDTYLRFAEACNRLDLEAGPRKSPGLPDMVGEITESGARGKSKGALSGAAETISDAFKQARGEGEAEPRQRTRKSTTTRRKEEQE